In Terriglobales bacterium, a single window of DNA contains:
- a CDS encoding cation diffusion facilitator family transporter: MAPAPIAARATRRSEQELRDTQFAMRLSLIFGVAMLIAKTTAFLMTHSAAIFSDAAESVIHVIAVAFASFSLRLSTKPASDHFLYGYERITFFSAGFEGAMIIVAALAILYESIRKWIAGLQLEHVGAGALLVLIAGILNAALGYYLLRTGRRANSLILEANGKHVLTDSWTSFGVVSGLVLVLLTLWKPFDPLVAIVVAVNILWSGGHLVWRSAVGLLDYSDPKAGRKIGDKLDAICSELGIQYHGVRFRTTGYRQIIEVHLLFPSRTSVSEAHRLATILEERLPAELGMPAEVITHLESLEDHADVHHEQHYTGKPGSV; the protein is encoded by the coding sequence ATGGCACCAGCGCCTATAGCGGCTAGGGCGACGAGGAGAAGCGAGCAGGAATTGCGCGATACGCAATTCGCCATGCGTCTCTCGCTGATCTTTGGCGTGGCGATGCTCATCGCCAAAACGACCGCTTTCCTGATGACCCATTCCGCGGCCATCTTTTCGGATGCAGCGGAATCGGTGATTCACGTGATCGCGGTGGCGTTTGCCAGCTTCAGCCTTCGCCTCAGCACCAAGCCTGCGTCCGATCATTTCCTCTATGGCTACGAGCGGATCACCTTCTTCTCCGCGGGATTTGAAGGAGCCATGATCATCGTGGCCGCGCTGGCGATTCTCTACGAATCGATCCGGAAGTGGATCGCCGGGCTGCAGTTGGAACATGTAGGAGCCGGAGCCCTGCTGGTGCTGATCGCAGGAATACTGAACGCCGCTCTCGGTTACTATCTGCTGCGGACCGGCAGGCGCGCTAATTCGCTGATTCTCGAAGCCAATGGCAAACACGTCCTGACCGACAGCTGGACCAGCTTCGGCGTAGTCAGCGGGTTGGTGCTGGTGCTGCTGACGCTCTGGAAACCGTTCGATCCGCTGGTGGCCATTGTGGTTGCCGTGAATATTCTCTGGTCTGGAGGGCATCTGGTGTGGCGTTCGGCGGTCGGCCTGCTGGATTACTCTGATCCCAAAGCCGGTCGCAAAATTGGCGACAAGCTGGACGCAATCTGTTCGGAACTTGGGATCCAGTACCACGGCGTGCGTTTCCGCACTACCGGCTATCGTCAGATTATCGAAGTACACCTGTTATTCCCGTCGCGGACCTCGGTCAGCGAGGCTCACCGCCTGGCAACAATTTTGGAAGAACGCCTGCCGGCAGAACTTGGAATGCCGGCCGAAGTCATCACTCATCTGGAGTCGCTCGAAGACCACGCCGATGTCCACCACGAGCAACACTACACGGGCAAGCCTGGTTCCGTGTGA
- a CDS encoding response regulator transcription factor, which translates to MRRMIYLVEDDLDISRLVRHHLEAAGYAVRAFPTAAGVLNDAEKQPPALFLLDIMIPAGDGLDLCRKIRQTATLAPIPVIFLTARSSEADRIVGLELGADDYITKPFSPRELVARVKAVLRRFERPLAPALLKAGDIEIDTGAMTLSVRGKKVPTTATEFRLLDYLARHPGRVFTRDQLLDAVWRDTQFVTPRSVDVYVRRIREKIERDPENPRLLKTVRGAGYRFEAPR; encoded by the coding sequence TTGCGGCGAATGATCTATCTGGTGGAAGACGACCTGGATATCTCCCGGCTGGTGCGCCATCATCTGGAGGCAGCCGGCTATGCAGTCCGAGCTTTTCCCACGGCTGCAGGCGTGCTGAATGACGCAGAGAAGCAGCCGCCCGCGCTGTTCCTTCTAGACATTATGATTCCTGCCGGCGACGGCCTGGATCTTTGCCGTAAGATTCGGCAAACAGCCACCCTGGCCCCTATTCCGGTTATCTTTCTTACGGCGCGCAGCTCGGAGGCGGATCGCATCGTCGGGCTGGAATTGGGAGCGGACGATTACATCACTAAGCCCTTCAGTCCACGCGAACTGGTGGCGCGGGTCAAGGCCGTGCTGCGCCGCTTCGAGCGGCCCCTGGCTCCGGCGCTGCTGAAGGCGGGTGATATCGAGATCGACACCGGGGCGATGACTTTGAGCGTGCGTGGGAAGAAGGTTCCCACGACGGCAACGGAATTCCGTCTGCTCGATTATCTGGCGCGGCATCCCGGGCGAGTGTTCACGCGCGATCAGTTGCTGGATGCGGTTTGGCGGGACACGCAATTTGTAACTCCCCGCTCGGTGGACGTCTATGTGCGCCGCATTCGGGAGAAGATCGAGCGGGATCCGGAGAATCCGCGTCTGCTGAAGACGGTGCGCGGGGCCGGGTACCGGTTTGAGGCTCCCAGGTGA
- the ada gene encoding bifunctional DNA-binding transcriptional regulator/O6-methylguanine-DNA methyltransferase Ada, whose translation MIPAPTNEFWKAVLARDRRFDRIFVYGVGSTGVYCRPSCPSRRPRPEKVEFFDGPDAAERSGFRACQRCHPRDVNRSDPKAQLVQNLCGLIDRHIDEPLSLQLLADQAKLSPFHLQKTFKQVLGISPREYADARRLLLLKSKLKNGGDVTTAVYDAGYGSSSRVYERAPSHLGMTPGSYRQGAPGIAISYAITDSPLGRMLVATTDRGVCAVRFGDSDRELESGLRQEFPKADITADNQRLRSAISTLLAELEGKNLGGTNGNASAHPDLPLDVRATAFQWRVWKALREIPRGFTRSYAEIARAIRQPTAVRAVARACATNPVAVLIPCHRVVRSDGEPGGYRWGAARKRALLEREKKNKV comes from the coding sequence ATGATTCCGGCCCCGACCAACGAATTCTGGAAGGCCGTGCTCGCCCGCGATCGCCGCTTCGATCGCATCTTTGTGTACGGCGTCGGGTCGACAGGAGTTTACTGCCGGCCCTCCTGCCCATCGCGGCGGCCGCGCCCTGAAAAAGTCGAATTCTTTGACGGACCGGATGCCGCCGAGCGCTCCGGCTTCCGTGCCTGCCAGCGTTGCCATCCGCGCGATGTTAACCGCAGCGATCCCAAGGCACAGCTTGTGCAGAACCTCTGCGGTCTGATCGACCGCCACATCGACGAACCGCTAAGCTTGCAACTTCTCGCCGATCAGGCCAAGCTCAGCCCATTTCATCTGCAGAAGACCTTCAAGCAGGTACTGGGCATCTCCCCGCGCGAGTACGCAGATGCTCGCCGCCTGCTGCTGCTGAAATCGAAGCTGAAGAACGGCGGCGATGTCACCACCGCTGTATACGACGCCGGCTATGGCTCGAGCAGTCGCGTTTATGAACGTGCGCCGTCTCATCTCGGCATGACGCCTGGTTCCTACCGGCAGGGTGCACCAGGAATTGCGATCAGCTACGCGATCACAGACTCCCCCTTGGGGCGCATGCTGGTGGCAACTACTGATCGTGGCGTTTGCGCGGTGCGCTTCGGAGATTCGGACCGCGAACTTGAGTCCGGCTTGCGCCAGGAATTTCCCAAGGCCGACATCACAGCCGACAACCAACGATTGCGCTCAGCCATAAGCACTCTGCTGGCGGAACTCGAAGGCAAGAATCTCGGCGGCACGAATGGGAACGCGAGCGCCCATCCTGACTTGCCTCTCGATGTTCGCGCGACCGCATTTCAGTGGCGTGTCTGGAAGGCACTACGCGAAATTCCTCGCGGATTCACTCGCTCCTATGCCGAGATCGCGCGCGCCATCCGGCAGCCCACGGCGGTTCGGGCCGTGGCTCGCGCCTGCGCGACAAATCCGGTTGCTGTGCTGATTCCCTGTCATCGTGTGGTGCGCAGCGACGGTGAACCTGGCGGCTATCGCTGGGGAGCGGCCCGCAAACGCGCGCTATTAGAACGTGAGAAGAAAAACAAGGTCTAG
- a CDS encoding sigma-70 family RNA polymerase sigma factor has product MRWGPANGQQQQRLDFTEYLDGLYGYAMVLSRNSAEAEDLVQETCLRALRGMGGLRSGDSAKSWLFKILRNTWLNQLRHRRTAPDVVEFDSDVSKPNEPADPRQDPLSVYIAELERGQVRAAIQQLPVEFREIIILREYEELSYQEIAGVLDCPPGTVMSRLARARARLRELLPAELMSPQSGKTEAAKVSEGAA; this is encoded by the coding sequence ATGAGATGGGGGCCCGCCAACGGCCAGCAGCAACAAAGACTCGACTTTACTGAATATCTGGATGGCCTGTACGGTTATGCCATGGTGTTGTCGAGAAACAGTGCCGAAGCAGAGGATCTGGTTCAGGAAACGTGTCTGCGGGCGTTACGAGGCATGGGTGGACTGCGATCCGGCGACAGCGCAAAGAGCTGGCTATTTAAGATCCTGCGCAATACTTGGCTTAACCAATTGCGTCATCGGCGTACCGCACCTGATGTCGTCGAGTTCGATTCTGACGTGAGCAAACCCAATGAGCCCGCCGACCCGAGGCAGGACCCCCTTTCCGTTTATATCGCTGAACTTGAGCGTGGACAGGTGCGGGCTGCGATCCAGCAGCTTCCTGTGGAATTCCGCGAAATCATCATCCTGCGCGAATACGAAGAGCTCTCATATCAGGAGATTGCAGGCGTTCTCGATTGTCCACCTGGTACAGTCATGTCGCGGTTGGCAAGAGCGCGTGCCCGGCTCCGGGAGTTGCTTCCGGCGGAATTGATGTCTCCGCAATCGGGAAAAACGGAAGCAGCCAAGGTCAGCGAGGGCGCGGCATGA
- a CDS encoding DinB family protein: MSEQPRYVAVRDGVLNHMAHHRGQLTVYLRLNDQKVPAIYGPSADEGS; the protein is encoded by the coding sequence ATGAGCGAACAGCCCCGCTATGTCGCGGTTCGCGACGGTGTCCTCAATCACATGGCGCATCATCGCGGCCAACTGACAGTGTATTTGCGGCTGAACGACCAAAAGGTTCCGGCGATTTACGGTCCGTCAGCCGATGAGGGGAGCTAA
- a CDS encoding acyltransferase, which yields MNATIEQLSRISVAAKSPAVLALTKTRPREYGLDWLRVIAFVILIGYHTGMYFVPWPWMVKNPESCHWLQWVMIFFNRWRLPLLFFISGAGTWFNLQRRGAGEFALERVRRLLVPLGFGVFVIVPPQIYIERILAGRHYSSYFDFWGTVFTLVPYPQGNLSFHHLWFIPYIFSYSLLGLPLFVLLLSSSGRSVVDRLARLCEHRGFIYLINIPIVAAALMLVPHWPTTYNLISDWANFTVSLLYFLMGFVVCGSQRFLNLVESRRREFLFASAIMLILFYGIRVDNFLSAFSAPTRYWVFTVVDSYFALTMILTLVAWSRAKLNRNTATLRHANTAVYPFYIVHQTITVLLGYMWLQWHIPFAVKFPFLFAGTFLGSWAIYETVRRHRVTRMLFGMKS from the coding sequence GTGAACGCTACCATCGAACAACTTTCCCGGATATCCGTAGCTGCGAAATCGCCTGCTGTTCTTGCCCTCACAAAGACACGCCCACGCGAGTATGGCCTGGACTGGCTCCGGGTCATCGCCTTTGTGATTCTCATCGGTTATCACACGGGCATGTACTTTGTCCCCTGGCCCTGGATGGTCAAGAATCCTGAGAGTTGTCACTGGCTGCAGTGGGTTATGATCTTCTTCAACCGCTGGCGCCTCCCGTTGCTGTTCTTCATCTCGGGAGCCGGCACCTGGTTCAATCTTCAACGCCGCGGCGCGGGTGAGTTTGCCTTGGAACGCGTGCGCCGATTGCTGGTGCCTCTCGGGTTCGGTGTGTTCGTCATCGTTCCGCCGCAGATTTACATCGAGCGAATCCTTGCCGGAAGGCACTATTCGTCATATTTCGATTTTTGGGGAACAGTCTTTACGCTGGTTCCCTACCCCCAGGGCAATCTCAGTTTTCATCATCTCTGGTTCATACCCTACATCTTCAGCTACTCGCTTCTGGGATTGCCGCTCTTTGTGCTGCTCCTTTCTTCTTCAGGACGCTCCGTCGTGGACCGCCTCGCGCGGCTCTGTGAACACCGCGGATTCATTTATCTGATAAATATTCCAATCGTTGCCGCTGCACTCATGCTGGTACCCCACTGGCCCACCACCTACAACCTCATTTCCGATTGGGCCAACTTCACCGTCTCCCTGCTCTATTTCCTGATGGGCTTTGTTGTGTGTGGCTCACAGCGCTTCCTGAACCTGGTGGAGAGCCGCCGCCGCGAATTCCTGTTTGCATCGGCCATCATGTTGATCCTGTTCTACGGCATTCGGGTCGACAACTTCTTGAGCGCGTTCTCCGCGCCTACCCGTTATTGGGTATTCACAGTCGTTGACTCTTATTTTGCCCTGACCATGATCCTCACCCTCGTGGCATGGAGCCGCGCGAAACTCAATCGCAACACTGCCACTCTTCGTCACGCCAACACTGCGGTCTACCCCTTCTACATCGTTCACCAGACCATCACTGTCCTGCTCGGCTACATGTGGCTGCAGTGGCACATCCCCTTTGCGGTCAAATTCCCTTTCTTATTCGCCGGGACATTTCTGGGGAGTTGGGCTATATACGAGACCGTTCGGCGTCATCGGGTCACCCGCATGCTCTTCGGGATGAAAAGCTGA